The Kroppenstedtia pulmonis genome has a segment encoding these proteins:
- a CDS encoding C40 family peptidase, with protein MRKTLLLKKVIVTSAVAVLVGSATPIAGHAMTDTGLTANSKVNQIFERVGINLKKSESLGAPTANAAPDKETNNANPGEKQESVNGEHQAFTDRIIATGEKYLGTPYKFGAPTGQTKTFDCSSFTHQVFKENNVNLPRSSRSQATVGKDVARSDLQKGDLVFFKLRGRENLGIGHVGIYAGNGKLLHTWGPGGVRYDNMSDGWLNWGYVKAKRVTP; from the coding sequence ATGCGAAAAACATTGTTACTCAAGAAAGTGATTGTTACCTCAGCCGTTGCCGTTCTGGTAGGATCTGCCACTCCGATTGCCGGACATGCCATGACGGATACAGGATTGACTGCCAACTCAAAGGTTAACCAGATCTTTGAACGCGTAGGAATCAATTTGAAGAAGAGCGAGTCTCTAGGTGCACCGACTGCAAATGCGGCACCTGACAAAGAGACGAATAATGCCAACCCTGGAGAAAAGCAAGAGTCTGTGAATGGGGAACACCAAGCATTTACCGATCGCATCATTGCAACTGGTGAAAAGTACTTGGGAACACCCTATAAGTTTGGAGCTCCTACGGGACAAACAAAGACATTCGACTGTTCCTCTTTCACCCATCAAGTGTTTAAGGAAAACAATGTGAATTTGCCCCGTTCTTCAAGGTCTCAAGCCACTGTGGGAAAGGATGTTGCTCGTTCTGACCTTCAAAAAGGGGACTTGGTCTTCTTCAAACTGAGAGGACGTGAAAACTTGGGAATCGGCCATGTCGGGATTTATGCCGGTAATGGCAAACTCCTTCACACATGGGGCCCAGGTGGTGTCCGTTATGACAATATGAGTGATGGTTGGTTAAATTGGGGTTATGTAAAAGCGAAACGGGTAACTCCCTGA
- a CDS encoding helix-turn-helix domain-containing protein, producing MWAEIGKQLRQARESAGLSMDEMRDKIQIDIVSLQALESGDFNKISSPFSVRSYIRAYAKQVGLEPTYLLKHYRPIQEGEAPVSSNTQMNMNLSLTQTSISAPGGKGKTDSYDPFATMRIPTQTTENLSVQSKEMGTVGKSSTRASGAHKSVTSHSVGKDSRIETGNTGKFSVLNTGQQESESDQNLPSRSKSHSTKWDKLSSTIKMPALGKKKDTDEEEAPTEFTSRGDSSEREDKTGSYPPVSLQSSTEEQSAHSLPSRSSGRLDKLSGTSSMRALSEQSDVNSQPSYAPVPYQGRNSQSYRSTSSPSREERGDLLPLAEAYGEDEPLSRSPRSRRSARVDVKGAGKRLAEKGIAFPKTRLARFVIVAVIVLVPVTVWAGISMMDQSSSEAKGEQDQISVKEEKPEGTAKVVQVTRGDETSVYQLSEPDAIALNFKARDTSWIQIRETQSPAEGYLKDFTLQSGEQYSFKHTKDKNTDLWITVGTPTHVTVTINGQDVDATKLIRIKQK from the coding sequence GTGTGGGCTGAGATTGGAAAACAACTCAGACAAGCCAGGGAGTCAGCCGGACTTTCCATGGATGAGATGCGGGATAAAATCCAAATCGATATCGTCTCCCTCCAAGCACTGGAGTCCGGTGACTTCAACAAAATATCCAGCCCTTTCTCTGTACGTTCTTATATCCGGGCGTACGCCAAACAGGTGGGCTTGGAACCGACATATTTATTGAAACATTATCGACCTATTCAAGAGGGAGAGGCACCCGTCTCTTCCAATACCCAGATGAATATGAACCTGTCCCTGACCCAAACATCCATTTCTGCTCCAGGAGGAAAAGGGAAAACCGATTCCTATGATCCTTTTGCCACCATGCGGATTCCCACTCAAACAACTGAGAATCTTTCAGTGCAATCCAAAGAGATGGGAACTGTGGGAAAGTCCAGTACACGTGCTTCAGGTGCCCATAAATCCGTTACCTCTCACAGTGTAGGGAAAGATTCCCGGATTGAAACCGGCAATACGGGAAAGTTCTCTGTTCTGAATACGGGACAACAGGAATCTGAATCTGACCAAAATTTACCATCTCGTTCTAAATCTCACTCTACGAAGTGGGATAAGTTATCCAGCACCATAAAAATGCCGGCTTTGGGCAAGAAAAAGGATACCGATGAGGAGGAAGCCCCGACAGAATTCACTTCCCGCGGGGATTCATCTGAAAGGGAAGACAAAACCGGTTCGTATCCACCGGTATCCCTCCAGTCTTCGACTGAGGAGCAGTCTGCCCATTCACTTCCCTCCCGATCTTCCGGGCGTTTGGACAAACTCTCCGGTACTTCGAGCATGAGGGCTTTGAGTGAGCAAAGCGACGTTAATTCTCAACCTTCATATGCTCCGGTTCCTTATCAAGGACGGAACAGTCAAAGTTACAGATCCACTTCTTCCCCTTCCAGAGAGGAGCGCGGGGACCTTCTACCCTTGGCGGAAGCCTATGGAGAGGATGAGCCTCTCTCCCGTTCTCCCCGGAGTCGGAGAAGTGCCAGGGTGGATGTCAAAGGGGCCGGCAAGCGGTTGGCTGAAAAGGGAATTGCCTTTCCAAAAACACGTTTGGCACGTTTTGTGATCGTGGCAGTGATTGTTTTGGTTCCCGTCACTGTTTGGGCCGGAATCTCCATGATGGATCAATCTTCTTCCGAAGCAAAGGGAGAGCAAGATCAAATTTCGGTTAAAGAAGAGAAACCGGAGGGTACGGCTAAAGTTGTTCAGGTTACAAGAGGCGATGAAACCAGTGTCTATCAATTAAGTGAACCGGATGCCATCGCTTTGAACTTTAAAGCCAGGGATACCAGTTGGATTCAGATTCGGGAAACTCAATCCCCGGCTGAGGGCTATCTGAAGGATTTTACTCTTCAATCGGGAGAACAGTATTCATTTAAACATACCAAGGATAAGAATACGGATTTGTGGATAACCGTCGGCACTCCGACCCATGTAACGGTTACGATTAATGGGCAAGACGTGGATGCGACCAAATTGATTCGCATCAAACAGAAATAA
- the bioC gene encoding malonyl-ACP O-methyltransferase BioC, with translation MLPERHGQERAVQRFEGVQRLVEMEKKKIAQEFNRQARAYDQYAVVQKRMAHRLMETAVKQIHPKNILEIGCGTGYLTQLLLEQYPDSRLTVIDLAENMMDCTRKRTRHLSQVQYWVGDAEKINWKSQSYDLIIANAAVHWFSDPGITLNKLAGSLCSGGVFVCSTFGPDTFQELNTTYTWIEREYHLSSSDPPFYLRNSHKWKEILQLGGLSDVKTQVCWHRIEYKDCCEFLHAVRRMGGCCSRYVRLPQEQEPLSAMKHRYNQSYRMKQGGVYATYQIIQLCGRKR, from the coding sequence ATGCTTCCGGAAAGACACGGACAGGAAAGAGCCGTTCAACGCTTCGAAGGAGTGCAGAGGTTGGTGGAGATGGAGAAAAAAAAGATCGCCCAGGAGTTTAACCGACAAGCCCGGGCTTATGATCAATATGCCGTTGTTCAGAAGCGAATGGCTCATCGGCTCATGGAAACGGCAGTGAAACAGATTCATCCCAAAAACATTTTGGAAATTGGTTGTGGAACCGGTTATTTGACTCAATTGTTATTGGAGCAATATCCCGATTCCCGGTTGACTGTGATCGACTTGGCTGAAAACATGATGGATTGTACACGAAAGCGGACACGGCATCTGTCCCAGGTTCAGTATTGGGTGGGGGATGCAGAAAAGATCAACTGGAAATCACAGTCCTATGATTTAATTATTGCGAATGCCGCAGTACATTGGTTTAGCGATCCTGGCATCACCTTGAACAAGTTGGCGGGATCCCTGTGTTCCGGAGGAGTATTTGTCTGCTCCACTTTCGGACCGGATACTTTCCAGGAGTTAAATACCACTTATACATGGATCGAAAGAGAGTATCATCTGTCTTCCTCTGATCCTCCCTTTTACCTGCGTAATTCACATAAATGGAAGGAAATCTTGCAACTGGGTGGCTTGTCCGATGTGAAGACCCAGGTATGTTGGCATCGGATCGAATATAAGGATTGCTGTGAGTTTTTGCATGCCGTACGGCGAATGGGCGGTTGTTGTTCCAGATATGTCCGATTACCGCAAGAACAAGAGCCGTTGTCTGCAATGAAGCATCGCTATAATCAATCCTATCGTATGAAACAAGGAGGGGTTTACGCCACGTATCAAATCATTCAGTTGTGTGGCAGGAAGCGTTGA
- the rnz gene encoding ribonuclease Z → MEWIFLGTGAGVPSKERQVSSAALRFNESGGDTWLFDCGEATQHQILNSSVKLTRISHILISHLHGDHIFGLPGLLGSRSFQCEDSPLVLLGPPGIRSFVESALSISQTHLRYTLEIKEWKNGDTFNWKGYQVEVTELDHVILSAGFRITEPDQPGSLLTDRLREAGVPAGPHLKRLKNGEDIRLEDGRLLRSQDFCGPRIPGRRVVYCGDTRPARETVELARNADMLIHEATFSKEKESHALRFGHSTAAQAAELARKAEVKQLILNHISSRYSLKEGDRLLEEAREIFPRTEMACDFSVFPVSRGTHPS, encoded by the coding sequence ATGGAATGGATTTTTTTAGGGACCGGTGCCGGTGTACCCTCAAAGGAACGTCAGGTTTCATCCGCAGCTCTTCGCTTCAATGAATCTGGAGGAGATACCTGGCTTTTCGATTGCGGGGAAGCTACACAACATCAGATACTGAACTCTTCTGTCAAATTAACACGGATCAGCCATATTTTAATTTCACACCTGCATGGTGATCATATTTTTGGATTACCTGGGCTTTTAGGCAGCCGCTCTTTTCAGTGTGAAGACTCGCCCTTGGTTTTGCTGGGGCCACCTGGCATTCGTTCTTTTGTAGAGTCAGCCCTTTCCATCTCTCAGACTCACCTTCGCTATACCTTGGAGATCAAGGAATGGAAAAATGGGGATACCTTTAATTGGAAGGGCTATCAAGTAGAAGTGACGGAGTTGGATCATGTTATTTTATCTGCTGGATTTCGCATTACTGAGCCTGATCAGCCCGGTTCGTTGTTGACTGATCGGCTAAGGGAAGCCGGAGTGCCGGCAGGGCCCCATCTGAAAAGGCTGAAAAATGGTGAGGATATCCGGCTGGAGGATGGTCGGTTGTTACGAAGTCAAGACTTTTGTGGTCCCCGTATTCCGGGAAGACGGGTGGTTTATTGTGGAGATACCCGACCCGCCAGGGAAACCGTGGAACTGGCCAGGAATGCGGACATGTTGATTCATGAGGCTACCTTTTCCAAAGAAAAAGAGAGCCATGCCTTACGATTTGGTCATTCCACAGCTGCCCAGGCGGCGGAACTGGCACGAAAGGCAGAAGTGAAGCAACTGATTTTAAACCATATCAGCTCCCGCTATTCGTTGAAAGAAGGAGATAGATTACTGGAGGAAGCGCGGGAAATCTTCCCTCGGACAGAGATGGCATGCGACTTTTCGGTTTTTCCCGTGAGCCGAGGGACGCATCCATCTTGA
- a CDS encoding response regulator transcription factor produces the protein MEPRLLLVDDEQAILNMLQIVLEKEGFREVLTARTGEEGIRICKQFPPDLVILDIMLPDMDGFEVCRIMREQTHVPILFLTARSNDLDKLMGLGIGGDDYITKPFNPLEVAARVKAQLRRQQLVGQSLTQEEERRIYDFGRFLVNEKSGQLIVEGKTVSCPAREFQLLCFLSRHANQIFSKGQLYERVWGEESFGDDNTVMVHIRRLREKIEQEPGKPRYLQTVRGLGYKLVQPGEMTEWV, from the coding sequence ATGGAACCGCGGTTGTTACTGGTGGATGATGAACAGGCGATTCTCAATATGCTACAGATTGTGCTGGAAAAAGAAGGATTCCGGGAGGTTTTGACAGCCCGGACCGGAGAGGAAGGAATTCGTATATGTAAACAATTTCCTCCGGATCTGGTCATATTGGATATTATGTTGCCGGATATGGACGGATTTGAAGTATGTCGAATAATGAGAGAACAGACCCACGTTCCGATTCTATTTCTCACTGCCAGGTCCAATGACCTGGATAAGTTGATGGGACTTGGAATCGGCGGGGATGATTATATCACCAAACCCTTCAATCCATTGGAGGTGGCGGCCCGAGTCAAGGCCCAGCTGCGACGGCAGCAACTGGTTGGACAGTCTCTGACGCAAGAGGAGGAAAGACGAATTTATGATTTTGGTAGGTTTTTAGTCAATGAGAAGTCGGGACAACTGATTGTTGAGGGAAAAACCGTTTCCTGTCCCGCACGGGAATTCCAACTGTTGTGCTTTTTGAGTCGCCATGCGAATCAGATTTTCAGTAAAGGCCAATTGTATGAACGGGTGTGGGGAGAAGAAAGCTTTGGGGATGACAATACGGTCATGGTGCATATCCGGAGACTGCGGGAAAAGATTGAGCAGGAACCAGGGAAGCCTCGTTACCTGCAGACGGTACGGGGATTGGGTTATAAGTTGGTTCAACCCGGTGAGATGACGGAATGGGTCTGA
- a CDS encoding sensor histidine kinase — MGLNARITLRFLLWLGIYLIMMGLVAVGSLTFYSVSQFGEPYGKKHPYSGDVLRETVRHTQWKDNVIVVEEEQKKKLQKLGGWLQILDEEGKEKYRLDAPSYLPHRYAPGELADLKSTTENVYSWYGEKDGRKLTWIYGSTHLLERLTSQATISGTNIDVPKALLEQVRREKGWIQVLNEQGEEIYQYRKPKSIPRQYSSGELSYYLSFAHKEDLSLKYWYDRRKERNWTWIYGTPPIDNQLMEEFWKKATTSFYIGWGLVAVIMAFLFGRRLGAPLLHMLNWLQNLDRGVYQEPVNRKGIPRSQMAGKKGLRRPYRIYRDVVQTMERLTQTLQRAEKERSRLEKTREEWITGVSHDMKTPLASVKGYADLLATSEYKWSDEEVRQFAKVVQDKSAYMERMLNDLSLTYRLKNESLPLHLTSCNLTELLRRSAIDVANDPIFSQQNITFQGPESKVVYPLDPHWFKRAVDNLVINAAQHNPAGTTIQVCLRERMSETPHTSAGLVIDIIDNGKGMDQESLEHLFDRYYRGTDTDRKEEGSGLGMIIAKQLIEAHGGRIEIHSQSGEGTTVSIFLPPISQS; from the coding sequence ATGGGTCTGAATGCCCGAATTACCCTGCGGTTTCTGCTGTGGTTAGGTATTTATTTGATCATGATGGGTTTAGTGGCTGTAGGCAGTCTCACCTTTTATTCCGTATCTCAATTTGGTGAACCCTATGGAAAAAAGCACCCATATTCCGGTGATGTACTCCGGGAGACGGTTCGTCATACCCAATGGAAGGATAATGTCATTGTGGTGGAGGAGGAGCAAAAGAAAAAGCTACAAAAATTAGGCGGTTGGCTGCAAATTCTGGACGAAGAGGGTAAAGAGAAGTATCGCCTGGATGCCCCCTCCTATTTGCCACACCGCTATGCCCCTGGTGAGCTGGCAGATCTCAAATCCACTACAGAAAATGTATATTCCTGGTATGGGGAGAAAGATGGAAGGAAGCTAACCTGGATTTATGGGAGTACCCATTTATTGGAGAGGTTAACTTCCCAGGCAACCATTTCCGGAACAAACATCGATGTCCCAAAAGCATTGCTGGAACAAGTAAGAAGAGAAAAGGGATGGATACAGGTCCTGAATGAGCAGGGAGAGGAAATTTACCAGTATCGTAAGCCCAAAAGCATTCCCCGTCAGTATAGTTCCGGGGAGCTGTCCTATTATCTGTCCTTTGCTCATAAAGAGGACCTCTCCCTGAAGTACTGGTATGATCGCCGCAAGGAGCGAAATTGGACCTGGATCTATGGAACGCCCCCTATTGATAATCAACTAATGGAGGAGTTTTGGAAGAAGGCTACCACCAGCTTTTATATCGGGTGGGGGTTGGTAGCCGTGATTATGGCCTTTCTCTTTGGTCGACGATTGGGAGCTCCCTTGTTGCATATGCTGAATTGGCTACAGAATCTGGACCGGGGTGTCTATCAGGAACCGGTAAACCGCAAGGGGATTCCCCGAAGTCAGATGGCAGGTAAAAAAGGATTGCGTCGTCCCTATCGTATTTACCGGGATGTGGTTCAGACGATGGAGCGGTTAACCCAAACCTTGCAGCGGGCAGAGAAGGAACGGTCCCGCCTGGAAAAAACCCGTGAGGAATGGATCACAGGTGTCTCCCATGACATGAAGACACCACTGGCTTCCGTAAAGGGCTATGCCGATTTGCTGGCTACATCTGAATACAAGTGGTCGGATGAAGAGGTTCGACAGTTTGCCAAGGTGGTACAGGACAAGTCCGCCTATATGGAACGGATGCTAAATGATCTCAGTTTGACCTACCGCCTAAAAAATGAGTCCCTTCCTTTGCATCTCACTTCCTGTAATCTGACGGAACTGCTCCGCCGTTCTGCTATCGATGTGGCTAATGATCCGATATTTTCACAACAAAACATTACTTTTCAGGGGCCGGAATCGAAGGTGGTGTATCCCCTTGATCCGCATTGGTTCAAAAGAGCTGTTGATAACTTGGTGATTAACGCTGCTCAGCATAATCCGGCAGGTACCACGATTCAGGTGTGTTTGAGAGAGCGCATGTCAGAAACACCCCATACCAGTGCCGGTCTGGTTATTGACATTATCGATAACGGCAAGGGAATGGATCAAGAGAGTTTGGAGCATTTGTTTGATCGATACTACCGGGGGACAGACACGGATCGGAAAGAAGAAGGATCCGGATTGGGTATGATTATTGCCAAACAGCTGATTGAAGCACACGGTGGTCGGATTGAGATTCACAGTCAATCCGGGGAAGGTACGACGGTGTCCATTTTCCTTCCGCCGATTTCGCAAAGTTAA
- a CDS encoding ATP-binding cassette domain-containing protein, translated as MGEMIVKTTGLTRRYGKTTVVDQVNMHIQRGEIYGFLGPNGAGKTTTIRMLLGLIHPTSGEVEIFGESLKQKRISILKKVGSLVESPSYYGHLSGRDNLEVSRRLLGVSRQRIDQVLEMVRLTHAADKKVKQYSLGMKQRLGIAAALLSDPELLILDEPTNGLDPAGIHEIREFIVEMPKAYGVTVLVSSHLLSEIDQMATQVGIIDKGKMIFQGDIQTLRQQSRPQIRLGVGDPRDACRLLTEQGWEVSLDKDGLYLPEMNQQETAHVVETLVMKRFSVYRVEEIKQSLEDIFLGLTGKGRSL; from the coding sequence GTGGGAGAAATGATTGTGAAAACAACCGGGCTGACACGTCGGTATGGTAAAACCACCGTAGTGGATCAAGTAAACATGCATATCCAGCGAGGCGAGATTTACGGCTTCCTGGGGCCGAACGGAGCGGGTAAAACAACAACGATCCGTATGTTACTGGGATTAATTCACCCCACTTCCGGGGAGGTGGAGATATTTGGTGAATCCCTGAAGCAAAAACGGATATCCATTTTGAAAAAAGTGGGCTCTCTGGTTGAATCCCCTTCCTATTACGGTCACCTCAGCGGACGGGATAATCTGGAGGTATCCCGAAGACTTTTGGGGGTATCCCGACAGCGGATCGATCAGGTATTGGAGATGGTTCGTCTTACCCATGCAGCGGATAAAAAAGTGAAACAGTACTCCTTGGGAATGAAACAACGTCTTGGAATTGCCGCTGCCTTGTTGTCTGATCCGGAATTGTTAATCCTGGATGAACCTACCAACGGTTTGGATCCGGCAGGTATTCATGAAATCCGTGAATTTATCGTGGAAATGCCCAAGGCTTATGGAGTAACGGTACTCGTCTCCAGCCACTTATTGAGTGAGATTGACCAAATGGCGACTCAAGTGGGAATCATCGATAAAGGAAAGATGATTTTTCAAGGCGATATCCAAACGTTACGTCAACAGAGCCGTCCGCAAATCCGTCTGGGCGTGGGAGATCCCCGTGATGCATGTCGGCTTCTGACTGAGCAGGGGTGGGAAGTCTCTCTGGATAAAGACGGGTTGTATTTGCCGGAAATGAATCAACAGGAAACGGCTCATGTAGTGGAAACGTTGGTAATGAAGCGTTTCTCTGTTTACAGGGTGGAAGAGATCAAGCAATCCCTGGAGGATATTTTCCTGGGGTTAACCGGAAAGGGCAGAAGCTTATGA
- a CDS encoding ABC transporter permease has protein sequence MARILSAEGLKIKGTWMMALIVIGPLGVVLCMMLDYALRSDYIEKVYPDPWTGLIMEAQMLIPLSIAMGATLLASLLAGIEHQQNTWKYILALPLSKFWVYVGKGIQLLLLLLISGILTSLGFVFLWGYNGFEEGIPWLPMFQGTLYPTLAAIPVMMIQLWLSMVIHNQALPIATGVLGATVAPAFSEWLPWAYTRKVIPAEEMASDFYANEPEKWIPIALVMGLIILVAGAWHFSRREVK, from the coding sequence ATGGCCCGTATCTTATCCGCCGAGGGACTGAAGATCAAAGGAACATGGATGATGGCTTTGATTGTTATAGGGCCCCTTGGTGTCGTCCTGTGTATGATGCTGGATTACGCTTTGAGAAGTGACTATATTGAAAAAGTTTATCCCGATCCGTGGACGGGTCTCATCATGGAAGCACAGATGCTGATCCCTCTGTCAATCGCCATGGGTGCCACTTTGTTGGCCTCGTTGTTGGCGGGAATCGAACATCAGCAGAATACCTGGAAGTACATTCTTGCTTTACCACTGTCTAAATTTTGGGTATATGTGGGGAAAGGGATTCAGCTTCTGCTACTGCTGTTGATCAGCGGGATTCTTACCAGCCTCGGTTTTGTATTTTTATGGGGGTACAACGGTTTTGAAGAGGGAATTCCTTGGCTTCCCATGTTTCAAGGCACTCTTTATCCGACCCTGGCCGCCATTCCAGTGATGATGATCCAATTGTGGCTCTCTATGGTGATCCATAACCAGGCACTTCCCATTGCCACAGGGGTACTGGGAGCTACTGTCGCCCCTGCCTTTTCAGAATGGCTACCCTGGGCTTATACCAGAAAGGTGATACCGGCTGAGGAGATGGCCAGCGATTTTTATGCCAATGAGCCGGAAAAGTGGATTCCAATCGCCCTTGTAATGGGACTGATCATTCTGGTTGCCGGGGCATGGCATTTTTCCCGTAGGGAAGTAAAGTGA
- a CDS encoding ABC transporter permease — translation MIRALWAEWKKVQWWLVGILAIVGPGLSVLAGRAALEINPGGMDEWLWMYNMTVQYYCWLFFPVMVGIFAALVCRYEHIGGGWKHLVSLPVSRTQIYLAKGFTVFFCAGICQALLLIFFVGMARVSGLEGEIPWEMLVKGILKGLIAVLPLMALQLWVSFLWKSFGIPLAVNIVMALPSIFASQSEQIGPYYPWSQPFMAMMSGESSIPMETLLYVIIGGFLIAGIGGWQHFVRRDVTE, via the coding sequence ATGATCCGAGCTCTATGGGCGGAATGGAAAAAGGTGCAATGGTGGCTGGTAGGAATCTTAGCCATAGTGGGGCCTGGCTTAAGCGTCCTGGCCGGCAGAGCCGCTTTGGAGATCAACCCAGGCGGGATGGATGAATGGCTTTGGATGTACAACATGACGGTTCAATATTACTGCTGGTTGTTCTTTCCTGTGATGGTAGGGATCTTTGCGGCCCTGGTCTGTCGGTACGAACACATTGGAGGAGGATGGAAGCACTTAGTCTCTCTCCCGGTTTCACGTACTCAGATCTATCTCGCCAAGGGATTCACTGTTTTTTTCTGTGCTGGGATCTGCCAGGCATTATTATTAATCTTTTTTGTGGGGATGGCCCGTGTGAGCGGTTTGGAAGGAGAAATACCCTGGGAGATGCTGGTGAAAGGGATTTTGAAAGGATTGATCGCAGTTCTCCCCTTGATGGCGTTGCAACTTTGGGTCTCCTTTTTGTGGAAAAGCTTCGGGATTCCCTTAGCTGTCAATATTGTGATGGCCCTTCCTTCTATCTTTGCATCCCAATCAGAACAAATCGGTCCCTATTATCCTTGGTCGCAACCCTTTATGGCGATGATGTCAGGTGAAAGTTCGATCCCCATGGAAACCCTGCTTTATGTAATTATAGGAGGATTCTTGATTGCCGGGATTGGAGGATGGCAACACTTTGTCCGAAGGGACGTAACAGAGTGA
- the wrbA gene encoding NAD(P)H:quinone oxidoreductase: MAKILVAYYSAYGHMHQMALAAAEGAKEVEGTEVKLVKIPEFEIAKKHLSTQEAYVEAQKAQADIPEATQEDLQWADGIIWGVPTRFGMMPAQMKQFLDAAGGLWAQGALEGKATSVITSSNTLHGGQESTALTTFVPLMHFGMIYVGLPYGENPEMNELTPMGGSPYAASTVAGVADSPVEAERKMASRLGARVARVSQALNSIR; encoded by the coding sequence ATGGCAAAAATTCTTGTAGCCTATTACAGCGCTTATGGACATATGCATCAAATGGCTCTTGCTGCCGCGGAAGGTGCCAAAGAAGTGGAAGGTACAGAGGTAAAGCTGGTTAAGATCCCGGAATTTGAGATCGCCAAAAAGCATCTGTCCACTCAAGAAGCATACGTGGAAGCACAGAAAGCCCAGGCGGACATACCGGAAGCAACCCAAGAGGATTTGCAGTGGGCTGACGGTATTATCTGGGGAGTACCTACCCGGTTTGGCATGATGCCGGCTCAGATGAAGCAGTTCCTGGATGCTGCCGGCGGCTTGTGGGCACAGGGGGCATTGGAAGGAAAAGCAACTTCGGTGATCACCAGTTCCAACACGCTCCATGGTGGTCAAGAATCCACGGCCCTCACAACTTTTGTTCCCTTGATGCATTTCGGCATGATCTATGTGGGTCTTCCCTATGGTGAAAATCCGGAAATGAACGAACTTACCCCGATGGGGGGATCTCCCTATGCTGCTTCCACGGTTGCTGGAGTGGCAGACTCTCCGGTGGAAGCGGAGCGTAAGATGGCAAGTCGTCTTGGCGCCCGTGTGGCCAGGGTTTCCCAAGCATTGAACAGCATTCGATAA